A single window of Colletes latitarsis isolate SP2378_abdomen chromosome 4, iyColLati1, whole genome shotgun sequence DNA harbors:
- the Rpl18 gene encoding ribosomal protein L18, translating into MGIDINHKHDRKVRRTEPKSQDVYLRLLVKLYRFLARRTNAKFNKIILKRLFMSKIHRPPISLARVVRFMKKPGRENAIAVIVGTVTDDSRIFEVPKLTVCALRVTEKARARILKAGGKLITFDQLALCAPTGKRTVLMQGRRNAREAVKHFGPAPGVPHSHTKPLVRSKGRKFERARGRRRSCGYKK; encoded by the exons ATG GGTATCGATATTAACCACAAACACGATAGGAAGGTTCGGCGTACAGAACCTAAATCGCAAGATGTCTATTTGCGACTCCTCGTCAAA CTTTACCGTTTCCTGGCTAGACGTACAAATGCTAAGTTTAATAAGATTATCCTCAAGAGACTTTTTATGAGCAAGATACATCGTCCTCCAATATCTCTTGCACGTGTTGTCAGATTTATGAAGAAACCTGGAAGAGAAAATGCTATTGCAGTAATTGTTGGCACAGTAACAGATGACTCGAGGATTTTTGAGGTTCCAAAGCTTACG GTCTGTGCTTTACGCGTTACTGAAAAAGCTAGGGCTCGTATCTTGAAAGCTGGAGGTAAGCTGATCACATTCGATCAGTTAGCATTATGTGCGCCAACTGGAAAACGAACAGTCTTAATGCAAGGTCGTCGTAATGCCCGTGAAGCCGTGAAACACTTTGGACCTGCACCTGGTGTACCACATTCTCACACAAAACCATTAGTACGGTCTAAGGGTCGAAAGTTTGAGAGAGCAAGAGGCCGCAGGCGAAGCTGTGgttataagaaataa
- the LOC143340974 gene encoding uncharacterized protein LOC143340974 isoform X2 produces the protein MMRRKRGGLKSSRKMAKKAVPAALQTEISNNDEWEKLLKKTGLIVVDVYSEWSGPCTGMVSILKKIKMEIGGDALSYATAKCDKITDLERFQGKSEPTWMFIHNGRMVNLMFGAQCPQLLQMLTTELHRVQNGEEHEFCIDVSERSPEEITQLKIIEESRIAKEAAKKARKEAEAIARYEAEMLHLTTSLNNENCLLLYPWIFKDEEGHKRDKKSSPPYVELVEEILPGNFIVEQEIRKRLNEDILTTLFNESDYVLPASFKQHLLDGKCMFMRLKVNEEKPDVDIHKYLLSLLFGEPELPDAEKSLSEECFAGRHRPAYVTPENEVFPVTWSPPNSRNKAIVFRTIFPVHTHKTYPYEDKTAKLPIVVFKYDYTKKNDLKVVLEEFEDEIINFGIFESDKPPEAKIIAKSIDEFELNTRERTGYETFVCVVKKVGCETFLGFAGIGPYHVSENPEKGIEESNLYFPDVTASEETQSDDEEKPKEIIENPDESQNAATSTTNTN, from the exons ATGATGCGTCGAAAGAGG GGCGGTTTAAAGTCTTCGCGAAAAATGGCAAAGAAAGCAGTACCGGCGGCACTGCAGACTGAAATTTCTAACAACGACGAGTGGGAGAAGCTTCTCAAAAAGACTGGTTTAAT AGTGGTCGATGTCTATTCAGAATGGAGTGGACCATGTACAGGAATGGTAAGCATCTTAAAGAAAATCAAAATGGAGATCGGAGGAGACGCGTTAAGTTACGCCACG GCAAAGTGCGATAAAATCACAGATTTAGAACGTTTTCAAGGGAAAAGTGAACCAACATGGATGTTCATTCAC AATGGCCGAATGGTGAATCTTATGTTCGGCGCGCAATGCCCACAATTGTTGCAAATGTTAACAACAGAATTACACCGAGTACAAAATGGCGAAGAACACGA GTTTTGTATAGATGTATCTGAAAGAAGTCCGGAAGAAATAACGCAATTAAAAATCATCGAAGAATCTAGAATAGCTAAAGAAGCGGCAAAAAAGGCTCGAAAAG AAGCTGAGGCTATAGCACGATATGAAGCGGAAATGTTGCACCTGACCACTTCATTGAACAACGAAAATTGTCTTTTACTTTACCCATGGATTTTCAAAGATGAAGAAGGTCATAAAAGAGATAAAAAATCGAGCCCACCGTACGTAGAATTAGTTGAAGAAATTTTACCAGGGAATTTCATTGTCGAACAAGAAATACGGAAACGACTTAATGAGGATATTCTCACCACACTCTTCAATGAA TCCGATTACGTATTGCCAGCGAGTTTTAAACAACACCTTTTGGATGGTAAATGTATGTTCATGAGATTGAAAGTGAACGAAGAAAAACCCGATGTTGATATCCATAAGTACTTGTTGAGTCTTTTATTTGGAGAACCGGAACTTCCTGACGCGGAAAAGTCTCTCAGTGAAGAATG tTTTGCTGGACGTCATCGGCCTGCCTACGTAACACCCGAAAACGAAGTTTTTCCTGTTACGTGGTCACCCCCGAACTCTAGAAACAAGGCAATTGTTTTTCGCACGATTTTCCCCGTACACACACACAAGACATATCCG TATGAAGATAAAACTGCAAAATTGCCTATAGTAGTGTTTAAATATGATTACACGAAGAAAAACGATTTAAAGGTTGTTTTAGAAGAATTTGAGGacgaaataattaatttcggTATTTTTGAATCCGATAAACCACCGGAAGCAAAAATCATAGCGAAGAGTATTGACGAGTTCGAATTAAACACGCGAGAAAGAACGGG GTACGAAACATTTGTATGCGTTGTAAAAAAGGTAGGATGTGAAACATTTTTAGGATTTGCCGGTATCGGGCCATATCATGTAAGtgaaaatccagaaaaaggtatAGAGGAATCGAACTTATATTTTCCGGATGTTACTGCTTCAGAAGAAACGCAATCAGATGATGAGGAAAAGCCGAAAGAGATAATAGAAAATCCTGATGAAAGCCAAAATGCGGCAACATCAACAACAAATACAAACTAG
- the LOC143340974 gene encoding uncharacterized protein LOC143340974 isoform X1 has product MVSILKKIKMEIGGDALSYATAKCDKITDLERFQGKSEPTWMFIHNGRMVNLMFGAQCPQLLQMLTTELHRVQNGEEHEFCIDVSERSPEEITQLKIIEESRIAKEAAKKARKEAEAIARYEAEMLHLTTSLNNENCLLLYPWIFKDEEGHKRDKKSSPPYVELVEEILPGNFIVEQEIRKRLNEDILTTLFNESDYVLPASFKQHLLDGKCMFMRLKVNEEKPDVDIHKYLLSLLFGEPELPDAEKSLSEECFAGRHRPAYVTPENEVFPVTWSPPNSRNKAIVFRTIFPVHTHKTYPVVLEEFEDEIINFGIFESDKPPEAKIIAKSIDEFELNTRERTGYETFVCVVKKVGCETFLGFAGIGPYHVSENPEKGIEESNLYFPDVTASEETQSDDEEKPKEIIENPDESQNAATSTTNTN; this is encoded by the exons ATGGTAAGCATCTTAAAGAAAATCAAAATGGAGATCGGAGGAGACGCGTTAAGTTACGCCACG GCAAAGTGCGATAAAATCACAGATTTAGAACGTTTTCAAGGGAAAAGTGAACCAACATGGATGTTCATTCAC AATGGCCGAATGGTGAATCTTATGTTCGGCGCGCAATGCCCACAATTGTTGCAAATGTTAACAACAGAATTACACCGAGTACAAAATGGCGAAGAACACGA GTTTTGTATAGATGTATCTGAAAGAAGTCCGGAAGAAATAACGCAATTAAAAATCATCGAAGAATCTAGAATAGCTAAAGAAGCGGCAAAAAAGGCTCGAAAAG AAGCTGAGGCTATAGCACGATATGAAGCGGAAATGTTGCACCTGACCACTTCATTGAACAACGAAAATTGTCTTTTACTTTACCCATGGATTTTCAAAGATGAAGAAGGTCATAAAAGAGATAAAAAATCGAGCCCACCGTACGTAGAATTAGTTGAAGAAATTTTACCAGGGAATTTCATTGTCGAACAAGAAATACGGAAACGACTTAATGAGGATATTCTCACCACACTCTTCAATGAA TCCGATTACGTATTGCCAGCGAGTTTTAAACAACACCTTTTGGATGGTAAATGTATGTTCATGAGATTGAAAGTGAACGAAGAAAAACCCGATGTTGATATCCATAAGTACTTGTTGAGTCTTTTATTTGGAGAACCGGAACTTCCTGACGCGGAAAAGTCTCTCAGTGAAGAATG tTTTGCTGGACGTCATCGGCCTGCCTACGTAACACCCGAAAACGAAGTTTTTCCTGTTACGTGGTCACCCCCGAACTCTAGAAACAAGGCAATTGTTTTTCGCACGATTTTCCCCGTACACACACACAAGACATATCCG GTTGTTTTAGAAGAATTTGAGGacgaaataattaatttcggTATTTTTGAATCCGATAAACCACCGGAAGCAAAAATCATAGCGAAGAGTATTGACGAGTTCGAATTAAACACGCGAGAAAGAACGGG GTACGAAACATTTGTATGCGTTGTAAAAAAGGTAGGATGTGAAACATTTTTAGGATTTGCCGGTATCGGGCCATATCATGTAAGtgaaaatccagaaaaaggtatAGAGGAATCGAACTTATATTTTCCGGATGTTACTGCTTCAGAAGAAACGCAATCAGATGATGAGGAAAAGCCGAAAGAGATAATAGAAAATCCTGATGAAAGCCAAAATGCGGCAACATCAACAACAAATACAAACTAG